The Populus alba chromosome 6, ASM523922v2, whole genome shotgun sequence genome contains a region encoding:
- the LOC118030794 gene encoding GATA transcription factor 21 produces the protein MTPAYLNPASSSFPFVDLREEQNLQLFLSPHQAATSLSGPTHFFNTSAHDHQRETKPGESRLHDNQEADLYNISHGGLSSSFQPEVNDHHNNCNFHNLSSSKMEDGAEESGESSVKWMPSKMRLMQKMTSSNCSETDHKPMKFMLKFHNQQYQNNEINSSSNSNIRVCSDCNTTSTPLWRSGPRGPKSLCNACGIRQRKARRAMAAAAAAANGTVIAIEASSSTRSTKVNNKVKKSRTSHVSQNKKLSKPPESSLQSQKKLCFKNLALSLSKNPALQQVLPQDVEEAAILLMELSCGFIHS, from the exons ATGACTCCAGCCTATCTGAATCCAGCATCCTCCTCTTTCCCTTTTGTGGATCTAAGAGAAGAGCAAAACCTGCAGCTCTTTCTGTCACCACATCAGGCTGCCACTTCTCTCTCAGGTCCTACTCATTTCTTTAACACAAGTGCTCATGATCATCAAAGAGAAACCAAACCTGGAGAGTCGCGCCTGCACGATAATCAGGAG GCTGACCTGTACAACATATCACATGGCGGATTAAGTTCTTCTTTTCAACCTGAGGTGAATGATCATCACAATAATTGCAATTTCCATAACTTATCCTCATCTAAAATGGAGGATGGAGCTGAAGAAAGTGGTGAGAGTTCTGTCAAATGGATGCCCTCAAAGATGAGGCTGATGCAAAAAATGACCAGCTCGAATTGCTCAGAAACTGATCATAAGCCAATGAAATTTATGCTCAAGTTTCACAATCAGCAATATCAGAATAACGAGATCAACTCCTCCAGCAACAGCAATATTAGAGTCTGCTCGGATTGTAACACCACCTCAACCCCGCTGTGGAGGAGTGGTCCGCGCGGCCctaag TCACTTTGCAATGCCTGCGGGATTCGGCAAAGGAAGGCCAGACGGGCTATGGCAGCAGCCGCGGCGGCCGCAAATGGCACAGTTATTGCCATCGAGGCATCGTCATCTACGAGGAGCACTAAGGTAAACAACAAGGTAAAGAAATCGAGGACGAGCCATGTTTCGCAAAACAAGAAACTGAGCAAGCCTCCTGAGTCATCTCTTCAGAGTCAAAAGAAGCTTTGTTTCAAAAATCTCGCATTAAGTTTGAGCAAAAATCCAGCCTTACAACAAGTGCTTCCGCAAGATGTGGAAGAAGCTGCAATCCTTCTAATGGAACTATCTTGTGGCTTTATTCACAGCTGA